From a region of the Emcibacter sp. SYSU 3D8 genome:
- a CDS encoding putative quinol monooxygenase has product MTIIIGAEIRIEPSDMPKIREFAAEMVEKTTSLEPDTCITYSFSEDFNEPGLVRIFEVWVSDEALAEHFKTPHMAEFQKGMAGITVKSVVANRYEVSAYGPLRP; this is encoded by the coding sequence ATGACCATCATCATCGGCGCCGAGATCCGCATCGAGCCGTCCGACATGCCCAAGATCCGCGAATTCGCCGCCGAAATGGTCGAGAAGACCACCAGCCTCGAGCCGGACACCTGCATCACCTATTCCTTCTCCGAGGACTTCAACGAGCCCGGCCTGGTGCGCATCTTCGAGGTCTGGGTGTCCGACGAGGCGCTGGCCGAGCATTTCAAGACGCCGCACATGGCCGAGTTCCAGAAGGGCATGGCCGGCATCACCGTGAAGAGCGTCGTCGCCAACCGCTACGAGGTCAGCGCCTACGGCCCGCTGCGTCCTTGA